One genomic region from Anabaena sp. PCC 7108 encodes:
- a CDS encoding Uma2 family endonuclease, with protein MTLAKSTELNIIHLPDHTELPESDGTFVLAKRTVGQNFQEHPQSILLTDSINSVLQQLHSDGQYAIGQDCGIYWRLTDPPEKGAEAPDWFYVANVPPMLNGKFRRSYVLWQEYIAPLIVLEFVSGDGSEERDKTPISGKFWVYEQAIRVPFYGIYEVQKASIEVYHLVDGHYQLVTANERGHYPILPLGVELGIWEGKYNNMQAPWLRWWDIQGNLLLHSGEKCLQLSTEAQELTSQLEQEQQKAARLAERLRELGVNPDEV; from the coding sequence ATGACTCTTGCTAAATCTACTGAATTAAACATTATTCATCTTCCCGACCATACTGAGTTACCAGAGTCGGATGGAACATTCGTGTTAGCGAAGCGTACCGTAGGTCAAAATTTTCAAGAACATCCTCAAAGCATCTTGCTAACTGACTCTATTAACAGCGTATTGCAACAACTACATTCTGATGGACAATATGCGATCGGTCAAGATTGCGGTATTTACTGGCGTTTAACTGACCCTCCAGAAAAAGGCGCAGAAGCACCAGATTGGTTTTATGTAGCCAATGTACCACCAATGTTAAACGGTAAATTTCGCCGTTCTTATGTATTGTGGCAGGAATACATAGCACCTTTAATAGTTTTAGAATTTGTTTCTGGTGATGGTTCAGAAGAACGAGATAAAACACCCATAAGTGGTAAATTTTGGGTATATGAACAAGCAATAAGAGTACCGTTTTATGGCATTTATGAGGTACAAAAAGCCAGTATTGAAGTTTATCACCTAGTTGATGGTCATTATCAGTTAGTTACAGCTAATGAAAGAGGTCATTATCCTATTTTACCTTTAGGTGTAGAGTTAGGCATTTGGGAAGGAAAGTATAATAATATGCAAGCGCCTTGGTTACGTTGGTGGGATATTCAAGGGAATTTATTGTTACATAGTGGTGAGAAATGCCTACAGTTATCTACTGAAGCACAGGAATTAACATCTCAGTTAGAACAGGAACAGCAAAAAGCCGCACGTTTAGCGGAACGGTTGCGTGAGTTGGGGGTTAACCCGGACGAGGTTTGA